AAGAACGAGTGAGTGCATTGCTACGTCGGGTCAGCTCGTCTCTGACGATTTACACCACCACGGAGGCTGTCGCACGAATGCCTCGGTACTCGCGTTTTCCGAGGGCGCGCGAGACAATTGTCCATGGCGATCAACTTGCGCGAAGCCGACCGCGACCAGCTCTATCTGCTACCGCCGTCGGTCGCTGACTGGCTGCCCGAGGACCACTTCGCGTACTTCATTCTCGATGTCGTCGCGCAGTTCGACCTCACCGCGTTCTACGCGGGACTCCGTGAGGACGGCCGCGGCGGCGCGGCCTACGACCCAGCCACGGTCCTCGCCGCCTTGCTCTACGCCTACAGCGTCGGTGAGCGCTCCTCGCGACGGATCGAGCAGCGGCTCATAGAGGACGTCGCCTTCCGGGTCGTCGCCGCGAACCAGCAGTTCGACCACGCGACGCTCGCGCGCTTTCGTCGCCGACACGCCGATGCGCTCTGCGACCTGTTCGCTCAGGTGCTCGGACTCTGCGTCTCCGAAGGGCTCGTCATGTCGGGCGTGGTCTCGATCGATGGCACGAAACTCGAGGCCAACGCGTCGCTGGCGGCAAACCGGACGCGCCGACAGCTCGCCGAGGAGGTCCTGGGCGAAGCAGAGCAGGTCGACCACGATGACGACGAGCGACTGGGCGACGCCCGCGGCGACGAGCTTCCGGATCGCTGGCGACGTCGCGATGGCCGCCGGGCTCGCGTTGCCGAGGCGCTTCGCCAGCTCGACGAGGCCGACGCTTCGGACTATGAGTTCCGTCTCGCCGCCCGTGCACAAAAGGAGGCCGAGCTCGGGCACAAGCTCTCGGGCGCCAAGCCGTCACCAACGAGTGGCCGCGCGAAGGAACGGATCGCGAACCCGACCGATCCGGACTCCCGTCCGTTGCGCAGTCACGGCCACTTCATCCAGGGCTACAACGCGCAGGCCGCGGTCAGCGCTGACCAGGTCATCGTGGCCGCCGAGGTGACGAACGCCGCGAGCGACACGACGATGTTCATCCCGATGGTGCGCGCAACCGAGGAGAACCTCGCACGTGCCGGCGCTGCACCAGCCGCGACCTTCGCTGCCGACACCGGTTACTGGAATGTCGAGAACGTGACGATGGATGTCGACGCAGAGCTACTCGTCACCCCGATGCCCGTGGTCAACGGCAATCTCGAACCTGGCGACACTCGGCTCGAGCTTCGGGAGGCAATCTTTGCTCGTGTCGAACGAGGCGAGCTCTCGCTCCCCGCAGCAGCAGTCGAGATGGACATCTCCGCGGCCTGGGCGTGGAGGTTGTTCACCAACCGGCAGCGGGGGCGAGGCGACCCCGCAGTGCTACGTAAACAGATGCTCGAACGGCTCGACTCACCCGAAGGACGGCGCCGCTACGCGCTCCGGAAGGTGACGACCGAGCCGGTCTTCGGCAACATCAAAGCGAACCTCCGCTTCCGACGACTGTCGGGACGCGGCATCGTGCTTGCTACCAGCGAGTGGAGACTCATCTGCACCGTTCACAACCTCTTCAAGGTGCGAAATCACCGGCTCCGGATGGCTTGATCGGCGGCTATCGATGGATCCGACCCTGATCAGCGAGTGATGTCGCTCGAGTCATCCACGTTGAGGTCCGCACTGCTGTCCATCTGTGCGACAGCCTCCACGCGGGACGCGATCTCCGGGCGTCTGGGATACGCAACAACGAGTGCTTCCTAGCCCCCGAGGAGCCGGAGGATCCAGGCGCCGGCTCGACTCCGCCAAGTCCGCGGTTTCTGGTCAGGCTGGCGCACGCGGCGACTGCGAGGTCGCGGCACACCTACGGGATAGACGGGGAAGCGCTGGTAGCGCCGATAGTGACGAATACTTCCCGACACGTCCTGCAGGCTACCGACGACTAACCGTGGCGGAGGCCGCGTCCCGGCAGCGAGGATCGCACCCGGTCGGCAGTCGACGAGGTGTTTCAATCCGCTGCGTCAGATCTGCGTCAGACTGGTGTCCCCGACCGACAAAAGAGCAGCTCGTAGCAGATTTTGGCCACTTTCTGCTACTTCCAGCGGAAGTGGACGAACAGGCGGCCGAAGTTCTTCGAGTCCTTCTCGACCCGGTGGTAGAGCGCCTTGATCTCGGGCTCGTCGAGGAAGCGCAGCACGTGCTTCTTGAGGGCCCCGGAGCCCTTGCCGGGGATGATCTCGACCTCGCTCGCGTGGATGCGGACCGCCTCGTCGATGATCCCCCGCAGCGCGGCGTCGATGTCGTGGCCGCGGTTGTAGATGTCGTGCAGGTCCAGCTTCAGCTTCGCCACGCGACAAGTCTTCCCGCTCTCGGGCGTGCCCACCGCGAGGGTCGGAGGGGCACGCCCCTGAGCCGCGGGCGGTGCCCCGTTAGCATCCCGGCGCAATGGCCCGCGTCCTCGAGCACATCAAGGTCCTCGACCTCTCGCGCGTGCTCGCCGGCCCCTACTGCACCCAGTTCCTCGGGGAGCTCGGCGCCGAGGTCGTGAAGGTCGAGCCGCCGGGTCACGGGGACGACACGCGGCTCTGGGGGCCTCCCTTCGTCGGCCCGGAGGACGCGCCGGAGTCGCTCTACTTCCTCTCGGCGAACCGCAACAAGAAGAGCGTCGTCATCGACCTGCAGCGCGCCGAGGGCCAGGAGATCATCCGCCGCCTCGCACAGGGCGCGGACATCGTCGTCGAGAACTTCCGCCCCGGGACCCTCGAGCGCTGGGGCCTCGACTACCCGGCGCTCGCCGCCCTGAACCCGCGCATCGTGCACGTCGCCATCTCGGGCTTCGGTCAGAGCGGTCGCTACCGCGACCGGCCCGGCTACGACCTCATCGCCCAGGGGATGGGCGG
This Acidimicrobiales bacterium DNA region includes the following protein-coding sequences:
- a CDS encoding transposase; amino-acid sequence: MAINLREADRDQLYLLPPSVADWLPEDHFAYFILDVVAQFDLTAFYAGLREDGRGGAAYDPATVLAALLYAYSVGERSSRRIEQRLIEDVAFRVVAANQQFDHATLARFRRRHADALCDLFAQVLGLCVSEGLVMSGVVSIDGTKLEANASLAANRTRRQLAEEVLGEAEQVDHDDDERLGDARGDELPDRWRRRDGRRARVAEALRQLDEADASDYEFRLAARAQKEAELGHKLSGAKPSPTSGRAKERIANPTDPDSRPLRSHGHFIQGYNAQAAVSADQVIVAAEVTNAASDTTMFIPMVRATEENLARAGAAPAATFAADTGYWNVENVTMDVDAELLVTPMPVVNGNLEPGDTRLELREAIFARVERGELSLPAAAVEMDISAAWAWRLFTNRQRGRGDPAVLRKQMLERLDSPEGRRRYALRKVTTEPVFGNIKANLRFRRLSGRGIVLATSEWRLICTVHNLFKVRNHRLRMA
- a CDS encoding Smr/MutS family protein encodes the protein MAKLKLDLHDIYNRGHDIDAALRGIIDEAVRIHASEVEIIPGKGSGALKKHVLRFLDEPEIKALYHRVEKDSKNFGRLFVHFRWK